The sequence AGGTGCCCGTCCGGCTCATAAACATGGCCCTGGTTacatccaaaaccctaaacgTCTTTCCCTGCACTTCCCCTTCTTTTCTTGCTCTTTCAATTTCCTCAACCTGAATGCTCCTCAGTTCCCAATCCGAACGTCCCAAATCAATGTCTGCCTCGCTCAAAGGACTCATTTGATTGCAGTACCCACTGGTGTTCCAAACGCCACCCTCAAAATGTGCCGGTGTAAATGTCCTCAACAAGGTCAGGAGGCCTCCCTTGCAGTACTTGCAATCCATGATATACTTGAATGCAGTTCGAAACGCCAAGTGAACGATGTGGCTACCGTTGTAATTGGTGACATTAGGTTCACCGCAGTAGAAGCATCCAATGAGGTTGCCACCTTGGTGCAGGTACATAATCCGGTTAAACCAATGCCCTGCTGAGAATATAGCGTAGTCTAAATCCGGGAGGTGTTCTGCCCATTTCTCGTCGACTTTGTCTAGTTGCAAATCGAAAATGCTGGATCCTTTACCATTAACCATCCTCTCTTCTGCAGCAATGAGAAATTTGGACCATAATTTCATAAGGGTGAAGTCATGTTGTGGAAAGTACCATGTCGTGAAGTGATCTTCGAAATCCTTGTAAATGTCTTTAGGGGATTCCTCCTGCAAGTTAATGTCGTAAATCATCGAAGAAACCACACATAAAACACAAGCATCCGAGTTTGAACTGACCTGTGACAAGAGGCAGAGCAGAAACTCAAAATGGTTCTGCGCAACAGAGTCGCCGATAACAGCCATTTTCTTTCCACGAACGATTTCCAAAAATGTCTTTGGATCGAACCACGGAACCTCGCTGTTGTCCGGCTTCCATCTCCAGTTAAGAAAATCCTTGTCTATTCTACCATATTTGAAACAATTCCTTGATTCAGGAATAGTGGCACAGCTTGTATTGGTGTAGATTGGCCCTCTCAGTTCTGGAACCCAGTGACCTTAAATAGGTCACACCTCTCTTCTACAGAAACCAAAAATTGCAATATCTTTTAGAACCCCACCGAAAGAAAATCACAAGTCGTTTGATAACCaattcgtttttagtttttacgcTAAAGAAAATGTGTATAGAAGAAGAAGGAACGATGAAGTAGAAGAAAGGTGGAAGAAATGCAAAAGGAATAACAcatgatgaaaaataaaaaccaaaaaattggACTTTCAAGTTTTTGTGTTAATATAAACTCCTGCACTTCTCTCCCGCCTCCCTTTCTCCCACCATGTCCCTACACCCTTCTCCCTTCATCATTCCTCCCATATATTTTCGCTCCATCTCTAGCACAAGAAacgaaaactaaaaacaaaatggtaATCAAACGGACTctaaaataaatcaaattttaaaagagaaaagaacaaTTGGATTTGGAGAATAAAgtaagaagaagatgaaaatggTGGCTATGGCTAGAGATGCGAAGAAAGGAGCCGATCTGCTCATGACTTTCTGTCTGTCTgtctcagagagagagagagtgtgtgtgtgtgtgtgtgagggagggagggaggtagggagaagagagagagagagagagagagagtcttgATTATAATTAAGGGGCAGGCAATGCAGATTCtgtattaattaaattttgattgcATGGATTGTGGGAGATTTGGATGCCTTGTCTGCTCTTCATACCCTAACATCCGCCAAAGAAGTATTAGTAAAagataaatttgaaccacattattgttagtttATTGTGAAGCTAAACCCTCACATTctcccttagtatagataatatcgttcgtaaaaaaaaaatgttggtaTTTACCCAGGAAAAATATAACAATAAAGCTACTTGGTTCTAAGAAATCAAAATCTAAGCCACCGTTAATGCAGATAGGTAGCACAGAGCACAAGACCCGAATTTTGGACATTATCATCCGACAACCTACTTACAACTACCAGGAACATGACACGTTTTTAAATTCCAAgcacatattatatataaaaatttgACCTATCAGTTGGAAATGCTCTTAAAATACCTTGAACTAGAGCAtctagaatttttatttttatttaagcGATATTCTAAAATAATCTGAAATATGGAGAGAATTTATCAAGGTCTGAAGAATATCTGACACAATCTTAACGTTGCCAAACAACCTCTATATATGACAAACACTTTGTGCTCAAATTGATAAAAGATCAAtggtattcaattttttttccttttcatctgTTGTACATTGGCAAATTGGTAGTAAAAATCTCACATTCGGAATATTATGCAACTCACTTGACATACTATATCTCTGAGCTAAAATTATTATACGCCCATgtaagaaaaccaaaattaaaaaataggtataataaactattaagtatggATTTGTATGAATGTTTGTACTAAGTTCTaagtaaaccctaaaccctcaactaAGAAACTAATCCTCCCTCGTTTCGGATAATCTCCATCAAAAAATGGTTCCAGTAATCAACAGGGCCTGGCATGCACCAATGCACACAGTCGTTGTAACCCTTCATCCACTTGTTTCCCCAGTGAACTCCCGGGTGCCCATCCGGTCTCATAAGCATTGCCCTCGTTAtatccaaaaccctaaacctcCTCCCCTCCATCTCCCCTTCTTTTTTTGCTCTTTCAAACTCCTCAACCTGAATGCTCCTCAGTTCCCAATCAAAACGTCCCAAATCGATTTCCCCCTCGCTCAAAGGACTTGTTCGGTTGCAGTATCCCCCGGTGTTCCAAGCCCCGCCTTCAAAATGTGCCGGCGCAAATGTCCTCAACAAGGTCAAGAGGCCTCCCTTGCAGTTTTTGCAATCATTTATGTACTTGAATATAGCTCGAAAAGCCATGCGCAAGGCTTGGCTGTTGTTGTATTCGGTGACATTAGGTTCGTTACAGTAAACACATCCGGTAAGTTTGTCACCTTCGTGTAGGTACATTAGACGAAAAAACCAATGCCCGGCTGAGAATATAGCGTAGTCTAATTCCGGGAGCTGTTCTGCCCATTTATCGTCGACCTTGTCTAGTAGCAAATCAAAAACGCCAGATCCTGAACCGTTAACCATCCTCTCCTCTGCAGCTATGAGATATTTGGACCATAATTTCATGAGGGTGAAGTCGTACTGAGGAAAGTACCATATCCTGAACCGGTCATCGGAATACTTGTAAATGTCTTTAGGGTTTTCCTCCTGCAAGATTAATAGGAATAATATTAGGGTTTAGAAAATCTTTGTACATGCTCCTGAAGCGTAATCTATGTCATTTCAACTTATTTGAATAAAGAACTATTGCAAATGTGGCATGTCAATATAGCAAGGCACTACTCTACTGTAAAAGGAGTGGTCTTGACTATGATGACACCCTTGGAGCCTGAATGCTTCACGGGTCCCATTCACATGGCGAGACAAAAATGTTAATTTGTTACATGGCTTTGTCCCGCTCCATTGCCATCCCTAGTACTGTTAAGAACACCTAATTAAGTAGCTTATAATCGCCACCGTATAGAATGAATGAACATTGTTGCAAAGATAGTATCCCCTCTAAACTCTGAACCACTACGATTGCTTGTCATCACTCCAAAAATGAGACGAGCACGAAAGGTAATGATCTGCATACATGGCATTTGTGGCACTGTGACATTGTGACGTTGCTTCAAAGCATAAAGCACCAAGCAAAGTTATCACAATGTTTCTAAACTCGAGTACAAAGTGAACAGACACACTATCCTAATCAATTGACATAATCCGCATCTGAAAACTATTATTGCTATTATGTTAGTGAAATCACATGGTACGTTGCTGTCATTTGTGTTGCAATTGATGTCATTTATTATGTTATGAATGGTTTACGTGTATAACATCGTTGCAAattatattgtttaatgtttatCCACTGGTATTCGGATTATTCTTCCCTAAGTTTCAGATTTCAGGTCATGCAAAActgtcacactgaaaaataaaACTCTAATAAAGCAACGAAGATCTGGATTAGGCCAGCCGGTCAAGACATTACACTAAGTTAGAATTTCGTGTAAAATTCCTTTTTTCGGTAGgtataaaaaaggtcgtactcagtgcacaaggctcccgctttacgcaaggtctgggagaggtgaatgtcggttAGCCTTACctccattttatggagaggctgctccatTTTTTCGGTAGGTATAAATTAGAGTAAATTAGAACATCAGATTAGATAAACatatatcaaatcaaatatcaaaatatGAACTGACCTGTGACAAGAGGCAGAGAAGAGACTCGACATGGTTCCTGGCGACAGAGTCGCCGATGAACGCCATTTTCTTTCCCCGAACAATTTCCAAAAACGTTTTCGGGTCAAACCGCGGAAGCTCGCACTTGTCCGGTTTCCATCTCCAATTCAGAAAATCCCTGTCTCTCCTTCCATTTCTGAAACAATTTTTTGATTCCGGAATCGTGGCGCAGCTCGAATTCGTGTACATTGCTCCTCTCAAATCCGGAATCCAATGACCCTTGAACAAATCAcactcctcctccttctctacaaaattcaaacttttcaGAAAATGatccaaattaaaaataaaaaaaaaaaaaaaaaaagaattgggtTTTGTTTGTGACAAGAAAAAGTTACTTGGTGGGGGTAGGAGCTTGATGTTAGTGCGATCAGGGGCTTGATTTTCTTTCTGTGCTGCATGAATGGATGTCTGGTTTTGAACAGAATTGAGATCGTTAAGGCCCTGTTTGGgagaaattaaaaaagggttcgGAGAATAGAGTAGGAACAAGCTAAAAATGGTGGCAGTGGCTAGAAACGTGACCAAGAAAGGTGCCAATCTGCTCATGTTATTATTATGGCCTCTCTCCCTGTTGGGGTAGTTGTGggatttttctgggaaaaaagtACAAAAACTCATGACTGTCGGAAACAtatagaagagagagagagagagagagagagagagagagagggagagagagagaggagaaccTATGAAGAAGAAATTATAAGGGGTAGAGAGTGCAGAAACTGTATTCACATCATTAGAGAAAAGGGAACGTGCCTTGTGAGAGAGCCAAAGAGGCTCTTTTTTTCTTACTTCCCCTTTAGGTTTTCTGCTTGCTCATGATGAGCTTGtactttccttttattttcctCTTTGAATTGAGCTAATTACAAAATACACCTCCAGTTTTAGGTCAAGGTCAAAAACCACACAACgtttcaaatgtttgtagtttcGGTTTTATCACATTACGTCATAAAGTATTAAAAGTTTCACAATTCAGGTAGAAAAAAAACTCCATGCCTACTCCGTAAACAGTATATGAACTATTAGACCGTAAGACACAAAAATACCTTGAAAAATAACTTGAATTGTTAACGTGTGGTTGTGCTTTGTAATTAGGGTTTTCCACAAAAGAATGGCAGTTCGGAAATCAAGAGATAAGAAGAGATGGCTTTATGTGGAAAGTAACGTCCGCCGTGAGATTAAATCACGCGGCAAACCATGCAAATGAGTAACtgaaatggagagagagagagaaagagcatGCATGTGCCCTTAATGCTCGGCGCAATCTAATTCCACCCACAAATTTCACTTTCTGTCGACACTAATTTACAAATCGATGACAAAAGTGACCGATCATGTGCGCTACGCGGCAAAAACCCAATCGAGTTTTGTGAGTGGGTGAGTCCCATTCCCATATGACCCTCCTTCTTAagaagaaatttttaattgtgacgggaatacaaatggtacatcacgtgttttaatagaagtgatgagaaattttattttttaagttattaactttttagcatatatatctcatcatttatatagtAATACATGTTGTACCACCCCGTGTACccatcacattgaaaaatatctCCTCCTTAAGGGGGtttgaaaatttcaaaatttttgtggTTCAAGACTATGTCTATGACTATCCGATCCGATGTTGTTGCATTGCATGAGATGAGATGAGAtcttaatcatttatatatacctttattttttatttatagagGATATTACTACTTTAAGTTAGCTTATGAGGATGAAAATGATTTAAATTTGAAACCCAATGAGCAATAAGTCAAAGAAACCCTTATCGTCCAGAGCGATATACAACTAACATTTTCTCCGGTTTTATCTTACATGAGTTGGGattttttttccccttctttAAAAACACCAATTCAAATTAAGGAAGCATTCAAAGTCATCATTCATGCTAATGAGAGATTTCTCAGTGTCCGGATAACACGTCTCAATacaccaagtgtcataatataagtgaCTGGATACTTGAAAAAAATTCTAACCACCTGTAATATGACGCTGGGTATACCAGACCATGTTCCCGTCacactgaaaattttctccttTTTAATAATCATATTTTAAACTTCATATGACTTTGGTTCCTCGTATTAATGGCAAGGAATATATTAtggtaaataaaattaaataattacatAATTAAGGATACCCCACAATTTTATACTAatgcaaaacacaaacaaaatcaaTTGTAAACATTAGGTGCAATGAGAAGGATCTCACATTCATGCTACTTATGACTAGCCGGTCGGTCCAATCATTTATTATGAACACATTAACAACTATCATCGTGTTATCGATATCGCGTCAATATGTTTTGGTCAATTGTATAAAAACATATTATGTCAATTTTCTTATTAGCGGTCAAGACAAGCTAATTGGTCGGGAGGTGTGTGACCCACCTTGCTTATCTTTTTTTGTTGGGCACTTGGGTTCGATCGCATCTAGTGGTCCATTCGAAACCTTAACCGTTCACACGACACGACAGGTGTCTCCAGTTTATGCAATTAAATAAAAGCGACATGTGTTTTGTTAAATTTGTAACCCCAATCCCAGACACTGACATTTGAAACTTTTCTTCTGGAAAGGGATCTTGTCATTCTCAGCAACTCATTCGGgttcttaaaatttgattaaacggtTACAAATAAAGACTCATtataaaagttaaaataaatttaaccgttcgattaaatttaaaaaatccgGATTGTTTGATGGGAAGGACTTGATGAAAAGAATCCAGAGATgatccctttccctttcttctTAAGAGAGTTGTTCTTAAAGAGAGAGGATACCGAAAATCCTTCAACCACATCCATTCATCGTGCTAccagttttcgtcaggtactgtttatatttaattttcaataaaaaaactttACAATGATATCTGACCACACACGATATAGAATGAACAAATATAATTTGAGAATCTTCGACGATGTAGGATGAACAAATATAATTTGAAAATCTTCGGGATCGCACAAAAAGAATCCGGCAAGAATCCTCACTTGTCCTTAACGCTACTTCGATACTGAAATCTGATAAACGTGTCCTGCACTAACAGTTCGCTTACTTTTTCAGATAAATTTTTTTACGGTCTCCTCCGGTGTATGGCATGCACCGCATGAATAAATTGTTGACGCAATAACTTTGAAGACATTTTCCGCCACAAGAGGGATGAATCCAAGTCAATACATTTCATCACGACGCAACGCTGCTCCGTGGCTGCAAACGGCGTGATCGCATAAAGGCTTGTACAAACAACTAGCAAATCGGGGCAGTTCCAAAACAAGTGATTCTCCGgcgaacagaaaaaaaaatgatctgCATTCACATCACGGAACTGAATTCTTCAAGCGAGAAACAGAACAACATTGTTACAAAGATTTTGGAATGCACAACGATGCAGTGAAGGGTAAAAAAATGAGCTAATTGCACGTTCACCGTCTACCCATAATCTTTACGATTACGCTGCAACCGGAGTTACCAGAATTACAATTCGCAGTACAGGTACAAGAAGATAACacaaaattatacccaccatgcACAACAGAATTTAGGGAGTACCGATTCGTCGTCAAAAATGCAAAAACTATATAAAACCCTGTCAGCAGCACCATGGAAATTTCACAAACGAGTCAAATGGCATTTCGTAATACAAATGAATCAAATGCGGCAAAGGTGAAGTTTCTGTCCAACAATCTCTAGGTTTGCCCAAGACtctggttataacttataatacaaaggggaaggaaaaaaaaaaccaatacgGTGACGGCCTGTGCAAATTTCCATAACCAGAATGTGATAAGATAACAAAATTCGGCAGTCCTGACTAAGTAATAACTATATATGTAACAACtggagaagagaaaaaaaattaatgacagAATACATGACGACCTTGGCCTGGCCTGAgagttcatacaaccaatctccCCAATAAATTATGATCGAGTAAGGATCGGGATTGCAATGTGTACCTGAACTGGCACAAGTCCAAATATTGAGCACCAATGTCACGGCTTTAGGCAGTGCGTCGAGGATGCTTTCCAAGAGTTAGATATCTACACAGAAAAACTTGTCTGCAGTGGCTATCAGAGCAGATTCAGTTAAAAGAACTGCTTCCAGGACCCCAGGGGGCTTTCCAAAGTTAAGAGGTGGTACAGACTGGTGTTCCGTGCAATGAACGCATGCACCTGCCCTTTATCATTTTTTACTGTTCATGTGAACAACTTGTCAACTCCTGTACGTTTCCTAGGCGAAACCCCGAAGTGCTGCAAGAAAGAAACGAGAAAGGCTCACCATTAGGAAGAGAATGTTCAAAGAAGAGTTATATCAAAAcatattaaaaaccaaaaacccaaccAACAAAAGCAGATGTATGAAAGTTTCCAAATTTGGAACGGATGGAAACTCAATTTCAATTCTCCTCTTATTATGATGGGAAACTCAGGTTTCAGATTACAAGTTGCAGTTAAGACAAGGTCATATTCCGCTAATCCTTGAGGAGAAGACcattttatgaaaaataaaCAGAATAAGAATTTaactgaaaatttgaaaacaattttaaaattaaaagaaacttTAGCAGGATCAAATCCAATGCTTCGATTGAGgacaaatcataatttaactGATTGTAATCATAAGGGAATGGAAAAAGATATCTCTAGGGACGAAGGGCATCAATTCAATTTAATTACTGCAGTAGTAACTGTAGTGACACCATCCAAGGGTTTCCTTGCTTGTTTAAGGAAATAAAGAACTTGAATACATTGATAACTAGGATCTGAAAGGCTAGAAAAGCTCACCAAGCCATGACAGGTTTGCTGCATTGTGCCACAATTCTACTGCCATGAAGGCTGCTTATAGCTAACTCGATCAACAGCATCCAATCCACTATCAGGTTCCTTTCTCTTCAATGCACCTCCCACCTGAAACAACTTTAACTGTTCCTCTACCGGACCTTGTGAACTGGGAACAGAAAGCTGCCCCGTTCCCAAAGGTAACCTATCATCTCTCCGTTCTATTTCTGTAGCTCCAGGCCCGGCATTAAGATCAAGACCCTGACTACCCCATTTCCTACCATCAAGGCCAACATTACTGCTACCACTGGGAAGGCTCATCATATAGGGTCTCGGGTAAGGGGATGAAACTACACCACCAGGTCCCACCATCTGCGAGGGCATGGGGGGAAAGCAAAGTGCTCCACCAGATGATGAATCCATATATGCAGTAGAACCAGAAAAGGGGCCCGATGACAAAGGAAAACTGGTTTCAAAAGGAAACCCTGGATATTGAAATGTGGTAGCAGGAGGAAATGGCACAGCAGTTGAGGACGAAAGCACTGGCCTCCTGTAGATTTCAGGACCAAATGCAGCATTACCAGTGGGAGGACATAAAACTCTCTGAGACCCAGCAGCAGCACCGTAACTCTGCTCACACCTGCCAGGGAACATTGGCGGGACTGTGATGGCAGAATATGAGTTTCCTGGAGGGAACCATGCCGAAAAGTTCCCAAAATCAGGGTTGTTTATTCTTAAACCATGAACAGGAGTACGAGGCGGCATACTGGTTTTTAAATGCTGGGTGCAAGGAGCTGTGTCAGTGCCAACTTCATCAAGGCCTGGCCCATTGTTTAAATCGAAGTCTCTGGAGTCGTTGACCGCACCATTAGATAGTCCACCGGATAATGATGACCTACCGGGCAAAGGAGGAATATCCAACCTATAACTGTTGCTTACAAGCGGCCCAATATCAGGACTCTCATCCACTCTATTcaaatcaagatcaagccctccAGAGCCCCGATCACGAGATCCAGACTTTACATCCGAGTTTTGAACAACTTCCTCATAAACTCTCTGATCAGGCACATTCAAGTCAAAGTCCAATGGAGGGCGGACTTGTTTGGTGGAAGCAGTATCAACAATAGGTGCATCCGTTGTATTGGGAGATGCTTCTACATTCCTTCGGGGTTCTGCAGGTCGGAATGCACTGGTGGTTGAAGATCCCTTCCATCCAAGTTCACCCGTACTCCGCATCAGGTTTTCAGGAGGGACAAATGAACCTTTGGCCGGTGCTACTACAGTAATTGATGCAGGGAAGCTCCCTGACATGGAAGACATTTGAAAAGGTAAAGGGCAAGGAAAATGAACAGAGGACGAAGTTCCAGGATCTCCTGCTTTAACAAACTCTGGTTGGCTCCCATCATCAACAGGAAAGCCCTCATTCAAATCAAAGTCCAGCTTTACAGCAGTACCTGATGCCGAGGAAACTTGCCGCTCCTCCGTCTCCCCTGATTCAATAACTTCTGACTTACACTTACTAGACTTGTCATGCTGCTCATTTTCTTTAACAGATATTGATGGTGACTCTGCCTTCGAAACCGGTTGATCGGAACAGTGAACAAAAGCCTCGTTTCTTTCTGTAGTATCCTGAGCAAAATCTCTGCTGTTCTGCGAAAATGGAACAGAACTATCCGGTGTCTCTTTCTCTGGCTGTGCAGTGTGACCGGAAGCCTTAATGTCATCTGTCTGTTCATCCATAAACTCCACATGTAAAGTGTTTCCAGAACCAGAACATAGAACAGCATCCTCACTCTTCCCCTCTCTGGAATCTGAGTGGATTCCTTCGACGACAGATGATTTCTGCTCTGTCAGTATAGCACTATTCGAATCCTTTTTTAAATCATGGTTCTCGCCAGCCAATTGAGAGGATGAGCAAGTAGATATTTCAATGTCCTGTTCAACTTTTGCACTCCCAGAGGCTGCTTCAGACACAACTGGTGTACTGCTCCTGACAGTTCTTTCATCTGCACAAAGAACAACCAAATCGTCATCAGAAAAGGAAGATAACACTTTTATCTTATAGTCAGAAATGCTGCTACTGTTACCATTAGAAGCCTCCAATTTTCCTTGCTCATGAGACTGGTTAGATCCTTCAGCCTCCAAATGACCCTCTTTTCTAGCACATGAAAGTGGCTCTAATGCTG is a genomic window of Malus domestica chromosome 09, GDT2T_hap1 containing:
- the LOC103442770 gene encoding xyloglucan O-acetyltransferase 4-like, with amino-acid sequence MAVIGDSVAQNHFEFLLCLLSQEESPKDIYKDFEDHFTTWYFPQHDFTLMKLWSKFLIAAEERMVNGKGSSIFDLQLDKVDEKWAEHLPDLDYAIFSAGHWFNRIMYLHQGGNLIGCFYCGEPNVTNYNGSHIVHLAFRTAFKYIMDCKYCKGGLLTLLRTFTPAHFEGGVWNTSGYCNQMSPLSEADIDLGRSDWELRSIQVEEIERARKEGEVQGKTFRVLDVTRAMFMSRTGTSELTGTSGWTVTTIACIGACQALLITGTIF
- the LOC103442277 gene encoding xyloglucan O-acetyltransferase 4-like, translated to MFPTVMSFCTFFPEKSHNYPNRERGHNNNMSRLAPFLVTFLATATIFSLFLLYSPNPFLISPKQGLNDLNSVQNQTSIHAAQKENQAPDRTNIKLLPPPKKEEECDLFKGHWIPDLRGAMYTNSSCATIPESKNCFRNGRRDRDFLNWRWKPDKCELPRFDPKTFLEIVRGKKMAFIGDSVARNHVESLLCLLSQEENPKDIYKYSDDRFRIWYFPQYDFTLMKLWSKYLIAAEERMVNGSGSGVFDLLLDKVDDKWAEQLPELDYAIFSAGHWFFRLMYLHEGDKLTGCVYCNEPNVTEYNNSQALRMAFRAIFKYINDCKNCKGGLLTLLRTFAPAHFEGGAWNTGGYCNRTSPLSEGEIDLGRFDWELRSIQVEEFERAKKEGEMEGRRFRVLDITRAMLMRPDGHPGVHWGNKWMKGYNDCVHWCMPGPVDYWNHFLMEIIRNEGGLVS